One Panicum virgatum strain AP13 chromosome 9K, P.virgatum_v5, whole genome shotgun sequence genomic region harbors:
- the LOC120652920 gene encoding uncharacterized protein LOC120652920, giving the protein MASGGGGGSSLLRGFLSLFFLLFLHIGHAGCCFSPGSAARAREEDEAADAEDGGKVGGGGGGSNKRRKISPLIFSPAASSSAVTNGSARARRGHASSVAASLRFYLHRIFSSSGAKDGAVAGREEEEAAATTVSSPLARSLPPQASASVVLSTPSSPCASSPFMSPLSVRSLSATPVPSSPQKLLQAGRQSSRSFAARGDVFPCKVCGEVLGRPQLLELHQAMKHSLSELTHLDSSMNIIRMIFLAGWKPAASGATEAPAVRRILRIHHNPRALARFEEYRDLVRARAARRRGEGAGAAVVEEERCVADGNERLRFHCSTMLCSLGGGGACGSPYCCVCSTLRQGFAGKQADVDGIATYASAWAAHASLPEDVEREFAFLQVRRAMLVCRVVAGRVGRGAADDKVAYDSMVPARAGAGGDDVELLVFNPRAVLPCFVILYSSQ; this is encoded by the coding sequence atggcgagcggcggcggcggtggaagctCGCTGCTGCGCGGCTTCCTGtcgctcttcttcctcctcttcctccacaTTGGCCACGCCGGCTGCTGCTTCTCTCCGGGCTCTGCCGcgcgggcgcgggaggaggacgaAGCGGCGGACGCGGAAGACGGTGGgaaggtgggcggcggcggcggcgggagcaacAAGAGGAGGAAGATATCGCCGTTGATTTTCTCCCCGGCCGCGTCGTCCTCTGCCGTTACCAATGGCAGTGCCAGAGCCCGGCGCGGGCACGCGTCGTCGGTCGCCGCCAGCCTCCGGTTCTACCTCCACCGAATTTTCTCTTCATCCGGGGCCAAGGATGGCGCCGTTGCGggcagggaggaggaagaggcggcGGCCACCACCGTGTCCTCGCCGCTCGCACGGTCCCTGCCGCCTCAGGCTTCGGCGTCGGTGGTGCTGTCGACGCCGTCATCGCCGTGCGCGTCGTCGCCGTTCATGTCGCCGCTCTCGGTGCGCTCCCTCAGCGCCACCCCCGTGCCGTCCTCGCCGCAGAAGCTGCTGCAGGCGGGCAGGCAGTCGTCCCGGTCGTTCGCCGCCCGCGGCGACGTGTTCCCCTGCAAGGTGTGCGGCGAGGTGCTGGGCAGGCCGCAGCTGCTGGAGCTCCACCAGGCGATGAAGCACTCCCTGTCGGAGCTCACCCACCTCGACTCCAGCATGAACATCATCCGCATGATCTTCCTCGCCGGGTGGAAGCCCGCCGCGTCCGGCGCCACCGAGGCTCCCGCCGTCCGCCGCATCCTCCGGATCCACCACAacccgcgcgcgctcgcccgctTCGAGGAGTACCGCGACCTCGTCCGTgcgcgcgccgcccggcgccgcggcgagggggccggcgccgccgtcgtggaGGAGGAGCGGTGCGTCGCGGACGGGAACGAGCGCCTGCGCTTCCACTGCTCCACCATGCTCTGctcgctgggcggcggcggcgcgtgcgggaGCCCCTACTGCTGCGTGTGCAGCACCCTGCGGCAGGGCTTTGCGGGGAAGCAGGCCGACGTGGACGGCATCGCCACCTACGCCTCCGCGTGGGCCGCGCACGCGTCCCTCCCCGAGGACGTGGAGCGCGAGTTCGCGTTCCTCCAGGTGCGCCGCGCCATGCTCGTGTGCCGCGTCGTGGCGGGGCgcgtcggccgcggcgccgcggacGACAAGGTGGCCTACGACTCCATGgtgcccgcgcgcgccggcgccggcggcgacgacgtcgAGCTGCTGGTGTTCAACCCCAGAGCCGTGCTCCCGTGCTTCGTCATCCTCTACAGTAGCCAGTAG